One Flagellimonas sp. CMM7 genomic region harbors:
- the hemH gene encoding ferrochelatase: MKGVLLVNLGSPDSPTAKDVKPYLDEFLMDERVIDVPNWLRNIIVRGIILQTRPKKSAEAYSKIWWEEGSPLIVISERFTEKVKDQTEMPVALGMRYGSMTIKNALQELKDKGVDEVLLVPLYPQYAMSSFETVVVKTMEVQTTHFPEMQITTLPAFYNNPDYIEVLSKSIEKGLEGFDYDHVLFSYHGIPERHIRKSDPTKFHCKIDSSCCKTNSVAHHTCYRHQCFDTTEKVKTFLGLPEDKTSISFQSRLPNDPWLKPFTDFEFERLAKEGKTKLAVITPAFVSDCLETLEEIAMEGKDQFMEAGGESYIHIPCLNDNEEWVKLMAKWVNDWQSKETLPV, translated from the coding sequence ATGAAAGGAGTGTTATTGGTTAATTTGGGTTCTCCAGATAGTCCAACCGCAAAAGATGTAAAACCGTACTTGGATGAATTTTTGATGGACGAGAGGGTTATTGATGTTCCCAACTGGTTGCGAAATATCATTGTTAGAGGAATCATATTACAGACGCGCCCAAAAAAATCTGCGGAAGCGTATTCCAAAATTTGGTGGGAAGAAGGTTCTCCATTGATTGTTATCTCGGAACGATTTACTGAAAAAGTAAAGGACCAGACCGAAATGCCCGTTGCCCTTGGAATGCGTTATGGCTCCATGACCATTAAAAATGCGTTACAAGAATTAAAAGATAAAGGAGTGGATGAGGTACTGTTGGTTCCTTTGTACCCGCAATATGCAATGAGCTCTTTTGAAACCGTTGTGGTTAAAACTATGGAAGTGCAGACTACGCATTTTCCAGAAATGCAGATTACCACCTTGCCGGCTTTTTATAACAATCCTGACTATATTGAAGTGCTTTCAAAAAGTATTGAAAAAGGACTTGAGGGTTTTGATTACGACCATGTTTTGTTCTCATATCATGGTATTCCGGAACGTCATATTAGAAAATCGGATCCAACAAAATTTCATTGTAAAATAGATAGCAGCTGTTGCAAAACAAATTCTGTGGCACACCATACATGTTATCGCCACCAATGTTTTGACACTACTGAAAAAGTAAAAACCTTTTTAGGATTGCCAGAGGATAAAACCAGTATTTCTTTTCAATCTAGGTTGCCCAACGATCCATGGCTAAAACCCTTCACCGATTTTGAATTTGAACGTTTGGCAAAAGAAGGAAAGACAAAATTGGCAGTGATTACCCCAGCATTTGTCTCTGATTGTTTGGAGACGTTGGAAGAAATTGCAATGGAAGGAAAGGACCAATTTATGGAAGCCGGCGGCGAATCCTATATTCACATCCCTTGTCTAAATGATAATGAGGAATGGGTGAAGCTAATGGCCAAATGGGTCAATGATTGGCAGTCCAAAGAAACCCTGCCCGTGTAG